Sequence from the Gemmatimonas sp. genome:
CGTAACACATGGCACGTATCGCTGGCGTCGATCTCCCTCGTGAGAAGAAGGTTGAGATCGGCCTGACCTACATCTTCGGCATCGGTCGCAAGACCGCCCAGAAGATCCTCGCTGCCGCGGGCGTTTCGCCCGATCAGCGTGTCCGCGATCTCAATGATGCGGACGTCAACAAGCTCCGTCAGGAAATCGAGCGCAACATTCGCGTCGAAGGTGCTTTGCGCACCGAGATCGCGATGAACATCAAGCGCCTGATGGACATCGGCTCGTACCGTGGCACGCGCCATCGCCGCGGGCTTCCCGTGCGCGGGCAGCGCACGCACACGAACGCGCGCACCAAGAAGGGGCCGCGCCGCGCTATCGCGGGCAAGAAGAAGGTGACCAAGTAAGCCATGGCTACCGCAAAGAAGACCAAGCGCGTCGTCGAGGCCGAAGGCATCGCCCACGTCAGCGCCACGTTCAACAACACGACCATCACGATCACCGATATGCATGGCAACACGGTGTCGTGGGGCTCCGCCGGCAAGGCGGGCTTCAAGGGGTCGAAGAAGTCCACGCCGTTCGCCGCCACAGTGGCGTCCGAGCAGTGCGCGCGAGAAGCGCTCACACTCGGCGTGCGCCGCGTGCATGTGCGCGTGCAGGGTCCGGGCAGTGGTCGTGAGTCCGCCATTCAGGCGCTCGCCGCGGCCGGCCTCCAGGTGAAGTCCATTCGCGACGTCACCCCGATTCCGCACAACGGCTGCCGTCCCCCCAAGCGTCGGAGGGTCTAAGACATGGCCCGTTATACTGGTCCCAGCTGCCGTCAGTGCCGTCGTGAGGGCGCCAAGCTCTTTCTGAAGGGCACCAAGTGCTTTACCGAGAAGTGTCCCGTCGAGCGTCGTCCCTACGCCCCGGGTCAGCACGGTCAGGCCACGGCGCGTCGCAAGAAAGCGTCCGAATTCTCCAAGCAGTTGCGCGAGAAGCAGAAGATCAAGCGCATCTACGGCATTAGCGAGAAGCAGTTCCGCAACACCTTCGATCGTGTGGCGTCGGCGCCGGGTATCGCTGGTCACAACCTGTTGGCGGCGCTCGAAACGCGCCTCGACAACGTTGTGTACCGCATGGGGTTCGCGCCCAGCCGCAAGGCCGCGCGTCAGCTCATCCGTCACCGTCACATCGAGGT
This genomic interval carries:
- the rpsK gene encoding 30S ribosomal protein S11: MATAKKTKRVVEAEGIAHVSATFNNTTITITDMHGNTVSWGSAGKAGFKGSKKSTPFAATVASEQCAREALTLGVRRVHVRVQGPGSGRESAIQALAAAGLQVKSIRDVTPIPHNGCRPPKRRRV
- the rpsD gene encoding 30S ribosomal protein S4; the protein is MARYTGPSCRQCRREGAKLFLKGTKCFTEKCPVERRPYAPGQHGQATARRKKASEFSKQLREKQKIKRIYGISEKQFRNTFDRVASAPGIAGHNLLAALETRLDNVVYRMGFAPSRKAARQLIRHRHIEVKGRLLDIPSYQVRPGEEVRVKQSSRELVLVMSAMEQAARGASLSWIAVDKESFSGRVLEKPQRQSIPLAAQEQLVVELYSK
- the rpsM gene encoding 30S ribosomal protein S13 — its product is MARIAGVDLPREKKVEIGLTYIFGIGRKTAQKILAAAGVSPDQRVRDLNDADVNKLRQEIERNIRVEGALRTEIAMNIKRLMDIGSYRGTRHRRGLPVRGQRTHTNARTKKGPRRAIAGKKKVTK